CCTGCTGACCTTTCCTCCCTCTGGATCAGATCTATTTTGCTTCCCTGCTGCACTTCCCTTCCTCACCTCAGCATTAGGGCATAGGTAGTAATGGTGCGTGTGCTTCTTTGCAGCCTGGGTTTTTGCACAGATAAGTGGGTTTGCAGTATGACCCTTTGTCATGAACGTCGAGACAACTCCAGCATGCGCCTAGTTTCTTAATTGCGGCCTTCTTTTCTGCAAGCTTTAATGTCTTAAATTGCCTGCAGAAGTAGAGTTTCTTTTTATGCTTTCCATCACCGCAGACCACACACCCTTCATCACTACCTGATTTGGTGAATTTGGTTCTGGAATGTTTCAGCTCCACTCTTTCTCGCTTACTTGGCTCTTCCTCTCTCAGATGATCAAGCTGTTCATATATGGTTTCTTGCTCTTTGAGGAATTCCAGAAGACTATCAAATCGTTTTTCTGGGGTGACCGTGTTTCTACTGTCAGCAACATAAATAAGCCACTCCTTTTTGAGTGTTTCCGGAAGTTTACTTTCGATTGACTTTGTCACCAGTGGGTTTTTTATGGCCCCCGTGTCACCAAGGTCAACCAGGTCTTGAAGTGCCTTCTCCACAGCTTGAATTAATTCCACTATTTTTCTTGGCTGGTGGCTCTTGACAGCTGGCATTCTCTGTAACTCCTCCACTATTTCAATAGCAATTGATGTTTGATTGCCGAACCGATTCTCCAAAACACGAAAGATGTCGTCTGCAGTGTTGTAAGTGGTGAGTCGAAGTTCTCTCGTTATTTTCTCATCCACACTATCAAGTAGCTGAAACTTTTTGATCTCTTTCGAACCAGATGGCTCCGCCTGCCCCTGAAGAACCTCCCATTCCTTCTTCCATCTGTGGAAGTCTCGTTTATTTCCAAGAAACTTAGGAAGTGCTGTTGGTTTCAGCTTGATGATTGGCATGGGGCAGCTGGAGGTAACTGGCAATGATGACAGGTGATCAGCATCCTCCTTTATTCTCATCTCCAGAAAGTCAGCTTTTCTGGAAACCAGCCTGGGGACGCAGAGTTCCAGCTTCTGTATATTGCTTTGAAGATCTCTCCGAATACCTGATGGGATCCAATGCTTCCACTTGCTATACCTCTCCTTTGCCACTCCCACCAGTTCTTTCAGGTGGCCAAGAACGAAATCATACACTTCATAATTACCGTCAGGCGTAATGGCAGCAACATGTTCACACTCAGCCTCTGCTGCCTGTAGTGCTGTGGACAATTCTGCACTTCCAAAGTTGGCCCAGAGAGCCTCTCTGACTAGGGTTTTTATTTCCTTCAGTTTTAACTCACATTCACTTGCAGTCTTTGCTAAGTCGGCTCTCTGCTGTTCTGTCAGCACAGCTGCTTCACTTGTGTCAGGCTTTGCCTCTAGCTCTGTAATGAAACCGGCCTCTAGATCATCATTGGCCTCCATGACTTTCTCTGCTTCCATCGTCAGTCTATTGAAACTGTCTTTGAGTTCTTCTTCAGTCATATCCTCATGCGTCCTCGTAATGCTATTAACCAGACGAGAGAATGATCTCTTGGCTGTTGCCCTCACTCCTTTGAGTTGTTCAACTGACTTTCCAGCAGCTTGGTCTGCCATTTTTGTGTGCTCAGGCTTGAACTGGGGTTTATTTACTAATGGGAATGGCACATGCAACTTGAGGGATTCTCCGAATTTCCTCTTTGCACTAATTATTCCCTTATCCCAGGACTCCAGGTCATTTTTCCCAGATTTGATTTCCCGGTTTTTCACTGTCAAGCTCTCTAAGTTTGTGCAGCTTCCCCGCTTGAAAGGGATTGATGCATCTACCACAGGTGTTTAACTGGGTTTCACTCAATGACCAGGCAgatcttttgttttccttttctttaatcTTCTTTTCGGCCACAGTCAGCCATAGGTGAAAAACCTTTAAAtacaaaccaaaaaaccaaaatacAAATTATGTTTGTTATCACACATCTGCAAATATTGTAAACAATcccaaacacattttcttttttaaacacatcaaTGCAGTGCGCAAGCTTTGTAGTACAATATTTACTtgagtatttttaaatgctcagATTATGTAATTCACTAGCAATTGTACATACACCTTGAGAAATACTGCTTTCTATTAAAGTGCTAAATTAAATAATCAATCTGCATTAGAACTTGAGCAATAACAATAGTATTTATAACCAGCTTCTCTTAACCATATGCAAGCATTAACAGTCTTCCATATGCAGACCAACAATAAACAATGGTGCCGCTCGTAAACAGGCAACCAACTCACGGCACAGTGCTAATGCTACGTAAGCTAGCGGCAGCCGCGATTCTTTAGCAACTCGCTTCAAAGTCTTTTACCATAGTCAGCAACCATTCCCTTACCGGCTGCCTCCCTGGCTTTGTAGATACTTCAGTTCCACACAATATTCATGTTGGCAACAACTTATTGAAAGAATTATGCTGGGCTTTTCCCGAAAGTGGCAACTTCCTGTTGCTCCCCAGTTCGCCTTCTTTTTCCTTCCCGACAGAAACCCAGACACAAGATTAGTTCCGCCCTCCAGTCTGTCACGTTTACTTTTTTTCCTCAGGGCTCTCCACCTCCTACTCGGTTTGACTTGACACATACATTGATCCTgggtattttatttgtttgtctgcTTTTGCTGTGTGCTTTGCTATCGAATTTTGGTAACTAAGTAAATAAGTGAATGGATTACAAAACTttccagtttgtttgtttgtttgttttattgcagaATTATAGCGATCTTCTAGTTTTTCAAAATAATGATACAAAAAAGTATAGTCCTTTAGATAAGAAATATGTTACACCACCACTCAAAACCCCTTCTCttcttgacacacacacacacacacacacacacacacacacacacacacacacacacacacacacacacacacacacacacacacacaaagatgtaATGCCACTTGaacttcatttattttaaagtgaaCCATTTGTGTTTAAAGCCAGAGTCAGAGGCGCGCTCATGTGGCATTGCATTGTGTTTGTCAGGAAACACTGATCTGCACATAGTGAGAAACTGATATCATTGGCAGTGAAACCTTGGAGTGTAAGAGCGCCACAAATTCGGTCATATGCTGCCGATGCCAGAGGATGAAGTGCAGTCTCCTGCTGTTTGCATGATCCACAGGCAGTTAGCTCGGTTTGTGAGCTCCAGGGGATCCAGCTGAGGattttttacagttttgaggttTTGAAGTCTTTCGGGGACTGGAGATGTCAGGCTGACATGTGGTTTATGAGCTCAaagtcatgttttgttttttttttaattattatttattaatgtatttatttattttcttgttttatagTGAATGGCATCATAAAAAGTTGTACTATGATACAGCATTATATTACGCTTCAGAGTCAGTATAATGCAATCTATATATTGAGGATGCCAGTATAAAATGGTGATAATGGTGCTGCACAGTGCAGAAAACAGCATGAACAAGGCCTGCTGTGGCCTTGGAGCCTTCCTGGTGTTAAATCTGCCGAATTTCCGGCATACCTCTAACAGATCGTAAGGCTGTACAGATGGCTGGAATTGAGGTGTGAAGTGGTTGGTTGAGAGGTGGGCTCAGCCAGGAGCGGATATCAGGTTGTTTTTCAGTTGGTAGTCTGGTTAGCTGGTGGGAGATCTGTTAAGCAGAGAAGACATCCACTAGCAGCTGATATCCAGCAGAATGACACATGCAGAACCATTTTACAGTAAACCTGGTAACCCAATTACCATCCGTGTTTAAAGGTTGACTCCATTTCCTGTAAATTGTTTTCATATAGCTAGGAAGTGgggttttcagtctgtttttgtttttgattgttttttctttatgctgtagtTGTAACTTTGATTTGTTTATTGCTGCTGGTGgtgtttttattaaatgaaaCAACAAATAGTTGTTGACAGACATTCATAGCACAAATTCAATTTGCTGTTAAACTTAAGTaacaaaatgcataaaaaaacagtgtctcaAGTCACAGAAAAGTTTTGTCGTACTAAAACTGAACTggttttaaaacatgtttgggTCAGATTTTCCTTTTGTCTTTAAAAGAGAATACAGTATTGTCACTGCAGTATTGTCATGGCAGGTCAGTTTGGTTTTTTGCATATCTATGTTCTACTTTTGGAGGTCTTTCATCAGGTGGCGTTGCTGGGATGGCTCAGCTTGTGGTCTGCGCCTGGTGGTGGATTTTCCTGGTAGATTACCCTCCTCTCATACCTGGGGGAAATCATGTCATTGGCCATTCAGATATATATTAGGCTGGTAATCTGGCAATTAGTTATTAAATAAAATGCCAgggtaggttttttttttttttcatcccagTCCAGTCCTGTATTAGATAGATGGTGCCACAGTTCCCCACCAGACCATCTTCATCACTATGGTGATGATCAGGCCACTGCTGGATTGTTGTAGATCTCACAGTTTTTTCTGGATaaacttgtactttgtgttCCTTAGTTTGTTACCTGGATGCCCTTGTGGGATCTTGGCTATTTGGCAGTAAACGTACCTTCTCTTGGTGGTTCACCCTTTGGAAGTCAGCAACCAGCCAGTTCCTCCATAGCAGCCATGGCCTCCACCTGCTTCTCCTCGCTCTGCCTGCCCGATCTCCACCTGCCAGCATTCTGGAACACTCCTGCAGGCTCAACACCCTTCCTCGTCCTGTTTGTCTGCAATTAAAAGTAAGATCAAATCTGACAACCTGTGATTATTACCCTTTCCTGTTTGGAAACCTGGCTAACTTCCAGTCCCTCCCTGTGATTTTGTCAGAGTTAAGGCTCCCTTGTTCCAGTATCACATTTGTCAAAAACTTCCCTTACTAACTTACTTACTAAACTTACTAAAGCTAAGCAAACAATAACTAGCTCCAAGTCTGCCTTTTCGGTCCACCTAGCACTCTATCAAGACAAATATTTGATACTGTAGCTTTGAATTTGAGGTGTGTATGAATAAAAGTGGTTTAAAATATGTACAGCATGTGTTTTGTTGGTAAAGGTTGAGTTGGGAGTTACATATTTGACTGTATTATTATCTTGAATGCTGGATATATATTAAACCGTAAAGCTCATTTGATATTGCATGTACTTATTTGAGGCTACAGACTGAAATTAGCTAGTAGCTAAATCTGGTATAATGCGTCATTTCTCTTATAAGATCAATGTTTTGTGAAAGGCCGCTGAGAAATAAagagtgaaattaaaataaacccAAAAACTGATATAAACCTTAACCAGAACGTCATCAAGTGGAAAATATTAATCTATAAAGAAGAGGCAGCATCATTGTGTTTTCCTTAGTTAATTCTTCTGGAGAGAGGCTTAATGGTCAAAAGCTCTACCACCTATTTTAGTTTTTGAAACTCTGTGAACCACAAATAAACCTGTATTCTGATTCAGCCAAATAATTCAAAGTAAAGTAATAATATGGTCTCTCTTTATTGTCCCTGTTAGTACTCGCACTGTGGCATTTTGGATCAAGTGAAGGCTTCAAAGGAAGCTTTTATGGCAACCACATAATAAAAAATTACAGTCCACACGCATATAAACTTGAGTGAAATCCCTTTCTTAATTCATGTGTTTAATATGATGTTAGCCCACGCTTGCAGctttaacagcttcaactcttctaggaaggctttccacaaggaTTAAGAATGTGTTTCTGGATCAGTTTCTTTGACCAATCTTCCATGAGTGAATTTGTGAGGTAAGAGACTGATGATGGAtgagaaggcctggctcactTTTCTAAGTCATCCTAAAGGTGTTCTTTGAGGTTGAGGTCATGACTCtatgcaggccagtcaagttttTCCATATCAAACTTGCTCATCATGTTTTTATGgatcttgctttgtgcactggtgcgcAGTCATATTGGAATAGGAAAGGGTCATCTCCAAACTGTTCCTCTCAAAGTTGGGAGCATGAGATTATCCAAGATGACTTGGTATGCTGGAACATTAAGAGTTCCTTTGCGTGAACTAAGGGGCTGAGCCCAACTCCTTTGAGTTGCTGTCAATTGCTATTGTCAATCCCAgttgttataataccactaacagATGACTCTGGAATATTTCGTAGTGAGGAAATTTCAAGATTGGACATCACATCACAGTACTacgctggaattcactgagctcctgagagtgACCCACTTTTTCACAAGTGTTTGTATAAGCAGTCTACATGCCTGTGTGCTTGATTTTATGCACCTGTGGCCATgaaagtgattggaacacccaAATTCAATGATGGTCAATGTGTGAGTAAATACTTTTAGCAATATAGTGTATCTTATTAACAAATGATTGCAAGGTTCCGCAGCATAGAAactcttttttattctttatccttTGCAATtaaacacatgcatacacatacatactcACAAGGTCAAAACAGTACACATATTGCATTAGCAAaatgtgtaaataaaaatgctcaTATACCAAATGAAAGGTACATACAGATTCATATTAGAATTTCAAAAACCTTAAACAGCAGAACAGTTACATTTTCAGTGGGATAAAAATTACTTTTGTTATAGCTGCTGCTTCTACATTTGTTATCTCCTGGACCATGTTCTGAAATGATAACAGACTCAGGCAAATGATAGCAAAATACctcattgttttattttcagtaatgttgCTTGGTCCATCAAGCTTTTATTTAACCTGCTGGGGGGTTTTAATTTGTAGGCTTCAAGCTTCCCCTAATAAAGTTGAGTTCAGCCTTAAGCCAGTGTTTGCCAGTCAGATCAGGAACCGATCTAGAACCCTCCTGTAGTATAACTAAGACTTTAAAAGCTTGTCTGTGAGGTACCTGTGGGTGTTATTCATTATTAATGTCACCAACAacagtttttttctgctttaaatgGAGGCTACAGCCTGAACATAATAATATATTGTAAGTTGACtacaaattatattttaaaacatcTTCCATGCAATACATGCAATACTAAACTATATTTAGctcaaaaatatataacataGTGCCTTTGGCAACTAAAGTTCAACAACACAACTATATATTAATTTTTGGCATCCTCACCTTTATATAACTTAAACCGCAAAGCATGCTGAAGGAATCTACTATATCTACTATTGTTGGGGGGAGGGTGGGAGGGAGGGGGCATTATATCCAGGGAAAATTGGCTGGCTGTTCATGAATGCACAGTCTTGCCAAAAATCACATATGCTGTGGAAAAACAATGCTTAAAGGGGTTTTCATTTCCCAAAGTAAGAGTGATGTGGTAAACAATGACATTTAGAGAAAAGAGTCAGAGAAACAGGAAAGATGGGAAGACAGAATTATTAAACTGGTAGGGGGCTAATTACCAACTCCTGAGAATTTCCAGTGCCATTATGGAATAATGAAAATATCACTCAAAACACTATTATAGAAATATTACATTTCATTAGACACCCCTAGAGCTGCTCCACTCCTTTATCACATTTTACAACTCAGGACACTTGTTTCATTCGCTTAATATTTAATGACTGATGGAATTATTAGTTGAACCACTGAGCACTCAGCTTTTGTGACAAAACTCAATCTAAATGGAGACTGCATTAAAGTAGATATGTAAAAAGAAAGGCAGCATTGAATTTAGGTGAGTTTTGTGGACTACATTGGAAAAATGTCAACCGAATTGTCAAAGCAGGTAAGGAATTTGTTAAATAGTCAAATAATAATGCACAAGACATTATAccactgtaataaataaataaataatcacaaTGTTCATTAGAGGCATGTTGGTCTGAAGATGCCCCTTTGTGAAGTACACGTTGCATGCAGATATTTTAAAAGGCATTTGGAATATTGCAAATATCCACAAGGAAATCAATTTGGCACATGAGCTGAAACAAAAGGAGCACTAGAGAAAGAAAACTAGGAATCTGCGAAATAAAGGAAAATTTGACAAGTACAGCATTCAATTATAGTGTGCTAACTAGCAGGTCGATACACAGGAGAAAGTAATTGGTAAATCTAAGAGTTGCAGGACACAAAAAAGCAtggagaacaaagaaaacattaacaGTTGAATGAATTTAGGCATATTGCAGAGGTAGATGTGGTTGATCTGATCAGATTAGTGTAACAAATGGTATTGAAAGACTTAAAACGTCCTTTTCTACAGTTGCACTGAATACTGCAACTGAATGTAAATGATCAATGCCAAATGTCACCAAAGCGAGTTGTTCAGAGGAGACGTTTAACAAGTATCGTCAACAAGAGATATGGATATGGATTTCTAACACTGGTTTGTTAAAGTGTTAACAGGATTCAGTAAAATTTCTTCAAATATGGAGCTTCTTGTTTACTGTATGTATTCTCTGATGTTCAAACTGTTCTCTATAGCATCTTACAAAGGGTAGTTCTGATCCATTACATACTGAATCAGAGCAGATTAACGTGTGGCTGTCTTGAGAAATTTATCAGCTttattattgtgatttttttgtccaaggtgattttttttttttacatttaaatttacattttttaacgtGGAAAATTCCCgaaaaatgttttcttcctAGAAAACCCCTCTAAGCTCAACTCTGAGCGCTATTATTGTTTCAACACTCATCCAGGAGCGGGGATGTATTACTGGTGAGAGACGCTAAAAGTAGAAAAAGGACGAAGAGATTGTGAGGCAGATAGACAGGGAGAGAATGAGTTAGAAAGAGATGAAAACCTGCATTAGACAGTATTATTGTTATAAAAATATTGCATATTGAACCCTTGCATATTGTTCAATATTCATACGTTCACGCTGTGGTCTGGGCAGAATTGGCAAAAATTTGTCTTTGCGTAAAAAGGATTTCCATCATAATAGTTGTCTGAGGCATATTTTGAACTACATATATTCTTTTAGAGTGTCTAAAATAACAACTCATTTGATATTAATAAATGGATGATTAATACTTAACTATTTAAAAAGAAGATTGCATTTCTTAGGGTTTGCATCACCTGTTTTGGGAGAAAACGTCTTTTATACAATATTATGTCCTGTGTTAAACATAACTGCCATAATGATTTAAATCGATTTTATGATTCTTTTATTGAAAGTGAAAAAGTCAAAATTCTTCCACATGTAGAGTGAGATGCTCATAAAGTCATACAAAAAATGACTCCTTCAAGTTACTGGTGCTAAAAGTAGTTCCACCACCTACAGAATCATTTTGTCTCAGAAAATTTCAGAAtcatttagtttttgttaaataatgtTACCATCAGGGACTGGCCAAAAAGACCTAAATGCAGGATTCacagaaaaacataaatgaacaacaaaaaaaaattaaacttttaTTAAGTGGGATGTCCATCATAATTCAACACAGGAAGTTCACAACAGAatccaaaactccaaaacacaaggTACACTTGATAGGAGGAGAGTAAGGAAAAGACTAAGACacactcaattcaattcaattttatttatatagagccacagcagtcgcctcaaggcgctttatatgtATATCTATATACAGtagacacagagaaaaacccaacaatcatataaccccctatgagcaagcactttggtgacagtgagaaggaaaaactcccttttaacaggaagaaacctccagcagaaccaggctcagggaggggcggccatctgctgtgaccggttggggtgagagaaggaaaacaggatgaaagacatgctgtggaagagagacagagattaataacagatatgattcaatgcagagaggtctattaaatggcctgcatttgtatagcgcttttctagtccctaaggaccccaacgcgcttcacactacattcagtcattcacccattcacacacacattcacacactggacactggcgccaccgggccctctgaccaccaccagagggccgaaaaggaaaaactcaatgctgcgtctattgcagcataactaagggaggattcagggtcacctgatccagccctaactatatgctctACCAAAATAGAAAGTTTTAAGCCtcatcttaaaagtagagatagtgtctgtcttccaaatccaaactggaagctggttccacagaagaggggcctgaaaactgaacgctctccctcccattctacttttaaatactctaggaacaacaagtaggcctgcagtgcgagagcgaagtgctctaatagggtgatatggtactacaaggtccttaagataagatggggcctgattatttaagaccttgtatgtgaggagcaggattttgaattcaattctggatttaacaggaagccaacaaagggaagccaatactggagaaatctgctctctctttctagtccctgtcagtactcttgctgcagcattttggattaaatgaaggcttttcagggagtttttaggacatcctgataataatgaattacagtagtccagcctggaagtaataaatggatgaactagtttttcagcgtcactctgagacaggatatttctaattttagagatgttgcgcaaatggaagaaagcagtcttacatatttgtttaatatgtgcgttgaaggacatgtcttgGTCACTCGAACAATGAATATCAGCCAACTGAGTGAGATTTAAAATAGACAATTGGTAACAGCGGAAGTGGAGACAACCAGCAAACTACGTACAGGTAAAAACAGGTTAACACAAATTAAAGAGATGGAGACTAAATAAGTTACAAGATAACACAGGGGAGGCCGAATCTCAATGAATTAAATATAAACTACACATGCAACCACACATAGGAACTAGATTTTCAAAAGGTAGCAATAACTAAAACTGAGAATATAAATGTGAAGAATTCACCAcagctaggaaagctgcaaccaccaaataGAGTACACCTAAGCACTTTCAGATATCCTGCTGGATAGTAAGCTGGCTAAAGAAGGAGATAGAAAGAAACCAGTGGCaccaagacaagaaagctcctcaccatgcatggagggtttcatcCCAAGTCCAACACCCTGAGCCTGTACGCTAAGTGTAATGAAGGATGCTGAAGACTAGTGAGTGTC
The Maylandia zebra isolate NMK-2024a linkage group LG7, Mzebra_GT3a, whole genome shotgun sequence DNA segment above includes these coding regions:
- the LOC143419295 gene encoding uncharacterized protein LOC143419295; translation: MADQAAGKSVEQLKGVRATAKRSFSRLVNSITRTHEDMTEEELKDSFNRLTMEAEKVMEANDDLEAGFITELEAKPDTSEAAVLTEQQRADLAKTASECELKLKEIKTLVREALWANFGSAELSTALQAAEAECEHVAAITPDGNYEVYDFVLGHLKELVGVAKERYSKWKHWIPSGIRRDLQSNIQKLELCVPRLVSRKADFLEMRIKEDADHLSSLPVTSSCPMPIIKLKPTALPKFLGNKRDFHRWKKEWEVLQGQAEPSGSKEIKKFQLLDSVDEKITRELRLTTYNTADDIFRVLENRFGNQTSIAIEIVEELQRMPAVKSHQPRKIVELIQAVEKALQDLVDLGDTGAIKNPLVTKSIESKLPETLKKEWLIYVADSRNTVTPEKRFDSLLEFLKEQETIYEQLDHLREEEPSKRERVELKHSRTKFTKSGSDEGCVVCGDGKHKKKLYFCRQFKTLKLAEKKAAIKKLGACWSCLDVHDKGSYCKPTYLCKNPGCKEAHAPLLPMP